The stretch of DNA TGCTCACCAACTCCTAGGAACTGGAAGGTATCATCTTCAACTCATTCCCCTCAATAAGCACCACTTACAAGGACCAACGCACTGGTGAATTCACTGATGCCAAAGCCACATACACTTCTCCCTGATATCCAACTTATATCCATCAGtcaagagaaggagaagaaattgTATGCACAGTGCATAGGCATAGATGGGAGAGTGAGAGCCGACCGTTATGCTGCTCTTCTGTTTCAGAACTTGGTGACTTTTAAAACCTACTGGGTGTGGACCACATTTGTTAACTTCAACGGTCCCACAGGCAAACTAGAAAATTACTTTCTAATCTTCGGGAAAGGATTATAgacatggtgaatcagagatggAATTAAGTGTCACTTAGGGATATGTTTCAGTGCTGGGGCTACTAACAGCTGACAATGTTAGAGAAGCCATACAGTATTCCAGTGTGATGTCCAGGACAAGGTCTGAGGTCATCCCCTGGATTCTGTATACCAGCAACCCCAAGGAAGACGAGGACaataatgaaaagaaagaactccagtacagtatatggttgccTTAGGGGACCACCTCAGACCCTCTAGATTCCTTGGCCAGTCAGTCCTACTCCCACTCTGACAGAACCTTTCTGCTAAAGAGTGTATGGTGGCCTCAAAACCCCAGGAATGGGGTCAAACAGTACATGAAGGGAAAGCCAACAGAGTGGAGCTTCTAAGTCTTTGTCCTGCTGATGCCACAAGTGGATGCACCTGTAAATTCAACATTTACACAGGGAAAAGACAGGCAGTTGACCCCTGAGAAATCCGCTGCCAGGCACAGAGATTGTGATTAATGTCCTGAGGACAAAGTTCTCACCAAAGCCCCTTGGAAGTGGAAGGGCTGCAATGTGTTTCAATGCCTGGTTGTGGACAGCAGCTGCTTCAGGAAGAGACACATGATGCAGCAAAAACAGGACTTTTCAGTGCGTGGggcaaaaaaaacccaatacaatatattttaattcaatgtgtatactgtgtgttgtatttaaattgtttgtGGTTTATTTTGTATGTCAAGTTGTTTATTCTTTCACATGTTTTGGCATTTGTCTTTGTAAACACTACTTTGATAAAAAGCCTcagtgcttttgtttttgttcatgtATTCATAATTTtactgcaaaattaaaaataataattctgtttCATTCTATGTATCTTATGTTTAAAGAACTAACCTACTTCAGAtcagattttgaaaacaaaggGGTGCAGCTGCAGTAAAAAGCTATAAAGCTGTGTTCTGCCATCTGAATGCTCTTCTGGAAAAAAGGTACTTCTTAATATTAAGTAATCTAATTTTCTAGCACTGTTTTATTGGATTTGAGATTTGGCCAAATAGGTGAATTACCTCAGCcatgtatttttcattaaaagatTAATGGAAGTAAAGTGTCAGAAGAATACCCTGCTTGTACATCATTCATAATCAGGGGTGTTTAATTATGTTAAAAAGTTATATGATAGGTATGTAGGTGATGGCTTTTGTACTCATCCTATAAAACAATCAAGCTGATCTTTGGCAAAGAAATGGAACAAGAAACTCACCTATAAAAAAATTAGTGTCCTTTAAGTTCATACAATGCACCCCAAAACCTGCAGTATATGGAAGTCTAGTAAAAGGGCTTTTCATTCTGAACTTTAACAATAttgtcataaaaaatgtgtcagGCATTTGTTGGGGAAGTGGGATTCTTACAAGGGCTGTGGTCATCTcatcaggtggatgctgcacattggtggtggttgaggggagtccccattacctgtaaagcgctttgagtggagtgtccagaaaagtgctatataagtgtaagcaattattaatcattattattattattatcatcttgAGTTTGTCTTCAGTGCTTGGAACTtgtgaaaacaaatttaatggTTGGATTTGGAGAATCTTGGAGATCACTTGCATGAACAATACTCCATGTTacttaaaataatgttgtttatGATGATGTTTAACTTAAGGGTGTTGTAAATGAAGCCCTGTACAGACACAGGCAGCTGTAAGCTTAAAGACCTCAGATACTCATTTATTTCATGATATAGCCATGCCAAAATAGATTAAGAAAGAcacagaaataattatttttttaattaataaatcatTACACAGTGCTAACCTTCTGTGTATTGTCTTatcctgtgtctctctcttgtGTGAACAAgttggtgggtttttaagttgCCTGCCTGAAAAAATCTCTTtccacactgactacagctgaatggtttctctcctgtgtgaataagctggtgggtttttaaactACCTgcctgactaaaactcttcccacattgACTACAGGtgaatggtttctctcctgtgtgaataagtttgtgattttttaaacCGCCTGCCACAGTAAatctcttcccacactgaccacATTTAAATGGTTTCTCATCTGTGTGAAtaagctggtgggtttttaaactGTCTGCTCGAagaaaactcttcccacacagactgcaactaaaaggtttctctcctgtgtgaattaGTTGATGGTTTTTTAAACTGCCTGTCCTAGTAAATgtcttcccacactgaccacATCTAAATggcttctctcctgtgtgaataagTTGGTGAGTTTTTAAATGGTCAGAGCGACTAAAACtcctcccacactgactgcaaatGAAAACTCTCTCTCCTTTGTGTGTGCACTGGtcactttttaatttacttGATTGATGTTCAGATGAGTCCTGATGAGAGTTCAGAttaatcttctctgtaaaatCTTCAGATACTAAGGGACCGTGTATCTCACTCTCAGGCTCTGTCTTCATCATGTGCACAGAGTCCTGACCCTCAacactctgtctgctctctgtgtgctgctcactgagTCTCTCTTTCCCCTCTGCagcagtgagctctgtctcctgcatcagactggagccccactcctccctactgtgctgctgttcaagaggagccctttcTCCAGCATCAGGGAGAGCACTGGCCactgagtctgaaaacacaggaCAAGAGAACAAGACCTTTAACATGGCCTGAGGGTAGAGATCAAAAGCttctcagaaaacaaaatttaaagtaGCAATAACTGAATAATTATCAACAATGAAGACCAAAGAAAATTTTtgatgacaataataataattaataataataataataataataataataataataataataatagagatTAACATCTCTATTAACATTAACATCTATCAAACAACAAGCCATGCAAAGGCACAAGCACAAGACTACACATGCAATGCACACAAAAGTAGAAAGCtaataatatttcagttaatgtATGACTTAAGTTAATGTATGTTTGGATTATTTTATCTGCAGGGTCAGTCAAATTGGAGCTCCATGTCCTGATCTGTAAGATTAAACTCACCCAGTTCTTCTTTGAGTtcttgtacagagacacagtCAAGTACATTACAATGATCTGCAAATATTCTTGGTATCCGGAttattaatcttttctgtaaatATTAAGAGTGCAGGTGTCTTACTCTCAGGCTCCATCTTCATCATGTGCCCAGAATCCAGATCCTCGacactctgtctgctctctgtttGCTGCTCACTGAgtttctctttcccttctgcagcagtgagctctgtctcctgcaacagactggagccccactcctcctcactttGCTGCTGTTCAAGAAGAGCCCTTTCCCCAGCATCAGGGAGAGCCtctgagtctgaaaac from Lepisosteus oculatus isolate fLepOcu1 chromosome 25, fLepOcu1.hap2, whole genome shotgun sequence encodes:
- the LOC102684299 gene encoding zinc finger and SCAN domain-containing protein 2-like, encoding MANWLLILQSELHSFMEVLLKSIVCEVSEVFQNRMSDSEDKFQDKLRSISQILVRRAVFKISQCVEDSFGSEMAQLKKENESLKWRLQLLDKESGVGGDQGQTAEIKEEMDTKLEQSDSEALPDAGERALLEQQQSEEEWGSSLLQETELTAAEGKEKLSEQQTESRQSVEDLDSGHMMKMEPENSVASALPDAGERAPLEQQHSREEWGSSLMQETELTAAEGKERLSEQHTESRQSVEGQDSVHMMKTEPESEIHGPLVSEDFTEKINLNSHQDSSEHQSSKLKSDQCTHKGERVFICSQCGRSFSRSDHLKTHQLIHTGEKPFRCGQCGKTFTRTGSLKNHQLIHTGEKPFSCSLCGKSFLRADSLKTHQLIHTDEKPFKCGQCGKRFTVAGGLKNHKLIHTGEKPFTCSQCGKSFSQAGSLKTHQLIHTGEKPFSCSQCGKRFFQAGNLKTHQLVHTRERHRIRQYTEG